In the genome of Nakaseomyces glabratus chromosome K, complete sequence, the window TCTATGGATGCCACAGAATCAGTCTGACCTTGGCCTGTGTATTGGTCTTCGCCATCGTCACGTTCATCATTGTCCGTGCCATCCCTTAATAAATCTGGCGTGCTAGTGGAAGGGAAGTAGTTGATCTCGTCCTCGTTGTCCAGGTCTGAGAGTATTATCCCGCTATGACGCGCTTTCTTCTGCTCTTCTGTGTGCGATACCGACTCACCGTTGAATTGCCCCACCTGCTGTAACAGCCGCGACACTTCGAAAGGCTGCTGAATCAACAATTGGAAGTACTTCCTGACAAACAGCTCCATGAGCTGCGACACCACTGCTATCCATTTGTTAACGTTCAGCAGGTCCACCCATTCGAACTCCTTCACCAGACTGTCCAGGGACCCACTCGAGCCCTTCAATGCCTTGGCCCTGGACCCGAAATTGAGCGAGAAATTGAACAGACTCCCTTTACTGTTAGACCTAGTGGTAAACAGCGTCGCGGGATCCAGGTTCTTGGCCGAAGAATTGCTGTTCTTGACAATGCTCAACTTCGACGCAATATTGAACCCATTTGAGTCTACAACACCTTTCTGCGGGTTGAACTTCACCAGGTACCCAGCGTCAAACGTATCCTCGTTGTAATACGGCCGTAGCTCAGCAGTAtccattattattataccCTAGTTCCGTATCGGTTCCTGTCAATAAGGCTCCTGCCATtgtttataatattatagagctcatcgcctCTATTATGTGTTTTTGAAGGGGCGGGGGGTCCCGTTGATTTGCTGTGGGTGTCAAAAAGAATTGTGACTGCAATGCACATACACCCAGACATACTACACCCATACACCATGAAATATGAGAAGGCAGTCAAATCTCGGCTTCTTTGTCGCTGTGCAGCCGAAAGCACTGAAACTTGCCTGTTTCGGCGATTCAATGCGGGGGGGGGGAACTACGAAAGTGTGGGTAGTGACAATAATACACGTGTAGTATATACATACACACGACGATATCGGTCTGTATGCCAGTGGGGCGAGTTCAGCCTAGAAGTGCAGCTGTATCTCTCTCCGTGCGCGTTCTGCTGTGCAGGGAGACGCCCAACTAGAAAAGTGGGCCAGACATCCCTTATATTTATTGCTTATATGGTATATATGTGGTGTAAGGGTGTTAGTGTTTCTGTACTACCAAATGAACCGCCACTGCCGGCCCAGGCGTATACCCCCGACAGTGAAGTACATGtagtagttgtagttgtagttgtagttgtagttgtagttgtagttgtagttgtagttgtaatGTATATTGTAATGTATACTGTGATGCGGTGCTCTGAATTGAGCTACTCGTATGCCGCTacttgaaaattttttagtttttttttttttcaaaatttttcacttttttcaccaaaatttttttcatcaattgtgCGTTTCTGTTTCTGGTTGGGATTCATTGGGGGGAAGGAAGTGGGATTCGATATTCTTTTATAAGACTTTTGAGTATTTAATAGACGCTTTTGCCATTTATCTTGTATAGGAACAGAACACAACtcacacacacatacacaATACAGAATGGCTAAGTTCTTGAAAGCTGGTAAGGTTGCTGTCGTCGTCCGTGGTCGTTACGCCGGTAAGAAGGTTGTCATCGTGAAGCCTCACGATGAAGGTTCCAAGGCTCACCCATTTGCCCATGCTTTGGTTGCCGGTATTGAAAGATACCCATTGAAGGTTACCAAGAAGCACGGTGCCAAGAAGGTCGCTAAGAGAACTAAGATCAAGCCATTCATCAAGGCCATCAACTACAACCACTTGCTTCCAACCAGATACACCTTGGATGTTGAGTCCTTCAAGTCCGTTGTCTCTACCGAAACTTTCGAAGAACCAACCCAACGTGAAGAAGCCAAGAAGGTCATCAAGAAGGCTTTCGAAGAAAGACACCAAGCTGGTAAGAACCAATGGTTCTTCTCTAAGTTGAGATTCTAAgttattaaaaaaaatatcagtccaaatgaataatattaatttgcAACAATTGACAAACTTTTTAACATTGATAGATTCAAGGTGTTgaccttttttttccctctCTTAATCATCACCATTACAGAAGGATAATACCTCTAGATTTTGTTGagaatgaagaaaaaaaattacatGTATGCTGAATATTTATGGGCTAATTGAGAATTGTCATTATCCGCTGTTTATCCACTTTCTAAACTAAACCGTTTTTTTGCATCGATAATAGTGGTGTATATTCTACTTTTATTCCATACCATACTTGGAAATAACATAACACCTTTCGTATTTCTCATGTTTTAACTTGTCagttcatttttttttttacttttacTCAATCTTTATTAAACGAACCATTTTTTACCCTATGTTTGtctctttcaaaaagaCTTTTCTTTACCGAAACCCCACAATAAATCATCAATCCATGTTCCTACTatgcttcttcaaattaGTGTTACAATCTCAGTTTTCATTCAAAGGGATTGAGTTATCTTTCTCTTGGGGGGAACACTGGGgctgaaacaaaaattatattctGTATGATAATATAAAGGAATAATTACTACAACCTTCCATACT includes:
- the RPL27B gene encoding 60S ribosomal protein eL27 (CAGL0K06567g~Ortholog(s) have cytosol, nucleus, preribosome, large subunit precursor localization); translation: MAKFLKAGKVAVVVRGRYAGKKVVIVKPHDEGSKAHPFAHALVAGIERYPLKVTKKHGAKKVAKRTKIKPFIKAINYNHLLPTRYTLDVESFKSVVSTETFEEPTQREEAKKVIKKAFEERHQAGKNQWFFSKLRF